The following are from one region of the Halorussus rarus genome:
- a CDS encoding methyl-accepting chemotaxis protein — protein MADRKGLRDRLGAPARWLERRLPNRVRRSYAAKFNLVLILVVVLVGAIGLFIHFDTKGLVQDDTEARITGIAHEESEAVRSWVTKKKSTTSFIASSVAADDQSAVGTTLERRLVELPGDVQSIHYLDTSSATVVESTDDAVVGSTVTADGAPWAANLTALPTGSVSVSAPYETDAGPVVAFLTPVGDARTLVLTASLEKRSRGFNSPIATGDIKVVNAEGTVVLDNRNGNLLDSYGQDGDLPDGVAAGFEGTTGFGTVSAQTGMADGRYVMATAPVIGTDWVLTYHVPKQQAYALQTQVSRNIGGLLVVMLVGLGLVAVTIGRQTAKSLDMLAAKADAIARGELDVDLPDSRRVDEMGSLFDSFGSMRSYLNTVADQAGALAAQEFDDPVLDEDVPGTFGDALDRMGEDLETMVTDVKRARDEAEAAKQEAEALSESLVREAEAFSGVMEAAADGDLTRRMDADAESEAMEQIAREFNAMMAELEATVGDVRTFAESVASASEQVTARTADIEDSSTQVSQASQQLSAGARDQQENLDTTSSEISTLSATIEEVAASADEVAQAAESTEELGEDGREAAREAIETMRAVETETEATVEQIDGLQSEMERIGEIVDLIRDIADQTNLLALNANIEAAAADGDSDGFAVVADEIKALAEESKEAVDDIEDQIEEIQDETDEAVADIRATQSQVADGVDAVDEAQESLEAIVENVEETAVGIQQINSATDEQAASTEEVVSMMDDVTRLSEESADEAEQVAAATQEQSAAVSEVTESADHLARQADELMEMLEDFRVDANGGDADVGAPAAEADGDEQDGYDPVDTDESVSVSRTE, from the coding sequence ATGGCCGACCGGAAGGGACTCCGCGACCGGCTCGGCGCCCCCGCCCGGTGGCTCGAGCGGCGGCTGCCGAACCGGGTCCGCCGGAGCTACGCCGCGAAGTTCAACCTCGTGCTGATACTGGTGGTCGTGCTGGTCGGGGCCATCGGCCTGTTCATCCACTTCGACACCAAGGGGCTCGTCCAGGACGACACCGAGGCCCGGATCACCGGCATCGCTCACGAGGAGTCCGAGGCGGTCCGGAGCTGGGTGACCAAGAAGAAGTCGACGACGTCGTTCATCGCCTCGTCGGTCGCGGCCGACGACCAGAGCGCGGTCGGGACCACCCTGGAGCGTCGGCTGGTCGAGCTACCCGGCGACGTCCAGTCGATACACTACCTCGACACCAGCAGCGCGACCGTGGTCGAGAGCACCGACGACGCCGTCGTCGGCTCGACCGTCACCGCCGACGGCGCGCCGTGGGCCGCCAACCTCACCGCGCTGCCGACCGGGAGCGTCAGCGTCTCCGCGCCGTACGAGACCGACGCGGGGCCGGTCGTTGCGTTCCTCACGCCCGTCGGCGACGCCCGGACCCTCGTGCTCACCGCGTCGCTGGAGAAGCGCTCGCGGGGCTTCAACTCCCCCATCGCCACCGGGGACATCAAGGTGGTCAACGCCGAGGGCACGGTCGTGCTCGACAACCGGAACGGGAACCTGCTGGACTCCTACGGGCAGGACGGCGACCTGCCCGACGGGGTGGCGGCCGGCTTCGAGGGGACCACCGGCTTCGGCACCGTCTCGGCCCAGACCGGGATGGCCGACGGGCGGTACGTGATGGCCACAGCGCCGGTCATCGGGACCGACTGGGTGCTCACGTACCACGTCCCGAAGCAGCAGGCCTACGCGCTCCAGACCCAGGTGAGCCGGAACATCGGCGGCCTGCTGGTCGTGATGCTGGTCGGCCTGGGGCTGGTCGCCGTCACCATCGGCCGCCAGACCGCCAAGTCGCTCGACATGCTCGCGGCGAAGGCCGACGCCATCGCCCGGGGCGAGCTCGACGTCGACCTCCCCGACTCGCGGCGGGTCGACGAGATGGGGTCGCTGTTCGACTCGTTCGGGTCGATGCGGTCGTACCTCAACACCGTGGCCGACCAGGCGGGCGCGCTGGCCGCCCAGGAGTTCGACGACCCGGTGCTCGACGAGGACGTGCCCGGGACGTTCGGCGACGCGCTCGACCGGATGGGCGAGGACCTCGAGACGATGGTCACCGACGTCAAGCGGGCCCGCGACGAGGCCGAGGCCGCCAAGCAGGAGGCCGAGGCGCTCTCCGAGTCGCTGGTCCGGGAGGCCGAGGCGTTCAGCGGCGTGATGGAGGCGGCCGCCGACGGCGACCTGACCCGCCGGATGGACGCCGACGCCGAGAGCGAGGCGATGGAGCAGATCGCCCGGGAGTTCAACGCGATGATGGCCGAGCTCGAGGCCACGGTCGGCGACGTCCGGACGTTCGCCGAGAGCGTGGCCAGCGCGAGCGAGCAGGTCACCGCCCGGACCGCGGACATCGAGGACTCGAGCACCCAGGTCAGCCAGGCGAGCCAGCAGCTCTCGGCGGGCGCCCGCGACCAGCAGGAGAACCTGGACACCACCTCGAGCGAGATCAGCACCCTCTCGGCGACCATCGAGGAGGTCGCGGCCTCGGCCGACGAGGTGGCCCAGGCCGCCGAGAGCACCGAGGAACTCGGCGAGGACGGCCGCGAGGCCGCCCGGGAGGCCATCGAGACGATGCGCGCGGTCGAGACCGAGACCGAGGCCACCGTCGAGCAGATCGACGGCCTCCAGTCGGAGATGGAGCGCATCGGCGAGATCGTCGACCTCATCCGGGACATCGCCGACCAGACCAACCTGCTCGCGCTCAACGCCAACATCGAGGCCGCGGCCGCCGACGGCGACAGCGACGGGTTCGCGGTGGTCGCCGACGAGATCAAGGCGCTGGCCGAGGAGTCCAAGGAGGCGGTCGACGACATCGAGGACCAGATCGAGGAGATCCAGGACGAGACCGACGAGGCGGTCGCCGACATCCGGGCGACCCAGTCGCAGGTCGCCGACGGCGTCGACGCGGTCGACGAGGCCCAGGAGTCGCTGGAGGCCATCGTCGAGAACGTCGAGGAGACCGCGGTCGGCATCCAGCAGATCAACTCCGCGACCGACGAGCAGGCCGCCTCGACCGAGGAGGTCGTCTCGATGATGGACGACGTGACCCGGCTCAGCGAGGAGTCGGCCGACGAGGCCGAGCAGGTCGCGGCCGCGACCCAGGAGCAGTCCGCGGCGGTGTCGGAGGTCACCGAGAGCGCCGACCACCTCGCCCGGCAGGCCGACGAACTGATGGAGATGCTGGAGGACTTCCGGGTCGACGCGAACGGCGGCGACGCGGACGTCGGTGCCCCTGCGGCCGAGGCTGACGGTGACGAACAGGACGGGTACGACCCCGTCGACACCGACGAGTCCGTGAGCGTCTCGCGGACCGAGTGA
- a CDS encoding ABC transporter substrate-binding protein codes for MDSSYSRRSYLVRSGAALAGVGALAGCAGRLRGGGTVTFGSILPLSADGLLGDLGESHTRAVEAAVADVRSAGGPLDRDVELLARDSEVDGEAAVEQCRALLEAGAVGFVGALVSDVSLALAAFVSDNPVAQVSPSSTTPALASRGYVGDTKYVGRTAPNDIQQAFVMAKALNDAKHVGAEEVGILYQNNAFGNSLAREVADAVDGSVTAEVPFDPGADAYGDTIAEVTSDDPDAVALVSSPGSTQGVLRAGVGSDYAGDWVLSAGLIPSSPPRYYDGLYGATMASRRSTGAQKLARKLDDIAPLPAYTQHAYDALFLQALAVERAGEATPEAVATNLRAVSGGRGHTVTVGEFGRAKKLLAAGREVNYEGASSSVDLNANLEPLNPYVIQRVRAGTVEDLELVKTSFFAGREN; via the coding sequence ATGGATTCCAGTTACTCTCGACGGTCCTACCTCGTCCGGAGCGGGGCGGCGCTCGCCGGCGTCGGTGCGCTCGCCGGCTGCGCCGGACGGCTCCGCGGCGGCGGGACGGTCACCTTCGGCTCTATCCTGCCGCTCTCGGCCGACGGACTGCTCGGCGACCTCGGCGAGAGCCACACGCGCGCGGTGGAGGCCGCGGTCGCCGACGTCCGGTCGGCGGGCGGCCCGCTCGACCGCGACGTCGAACTGCTCGCGCGCGACAGCGAGGTCGACGGCGAGGCCGCGGTCGAGCAGTGCCGGGCGCTCCTCGAGGCGGGCGCCGTCGGGTTCGTCGGCGCGCTGGTCAGCGACGTGTCGCTCGCGCTCGCGGCGTTCGTGAGCGACAACCCCGTGGCGCAGGTGAGCCCGTCGAGCACGACGCCGGCGCTCGCCAGTCGGGGCTACGTCGGCGACACCAAGTACGTCGGCCGGACCGCGCCCAACGACATCCAGCAGGCGTTCGTGATGGCCAAGGCGCTCAACGACGCCAAGCACGTGGGCGCGGAGGAGGTGGGCATCCTCTACCAGAACAACGCCTTCGGCAACAGCCTCGCCCGCGAGGTGGCCGACGCGGTCGACGGGAGCGTGACCGCGGAGGTGCCGTTCGACCCGGGCGCCGACGCCTACGGCGACACCATCGCCGAGGTCACGAGCGACGACCCCGACGCCGTCGCGCTCGTGAGCTCGCCCGGCAGCACGCAGGGCGTGCTCCGGGCGGGCGTCGGCAGCGATTACGCGGGCGACTGGGTGCTGAGCGCGGGGCTCATCCCGAGTTCGCCGCCGCGCTACTACGACGGCCTCTACGGCGCGACGATGGCGTCCCGGCGGTCGACCGGCGCTCAGAAGCTCGCCCGGAAGCTCGACGACATCGCGCCGCTGCCCGCCTACACCCAGCACGCCTACGACGCGCTGTTCCTGCAGGCGCTGGCGGTCGAACGGGCGGGCGAGGCGACGCCCGAGGCGGTCGCGACGAACCTGCGGGCGGTGTCGGGCGGCCGGGGCCACACCGTCACCGTCGGCGAGTTCGGCCGCGCGAAGAAGCTGCTGGCGGCCGGTCGCGAGGTCAACTACGAGGGTGCGTCGAGCAGCGTCGACCTCAACGCGAACCTCGAGCCGCTCAACCCCTACGTCATCCAGCGAGTCCGGGCCGGGACGGTCGAGGACCTCGAACTGGTGAAGACCTCGTTCTTCGCCGGGAGGGAGAACTGA
- a CDS encoding DUF2070 family protein, whose amino-acid sequence MTATQGDLASLSRFIFRAPRWYASVAFALLIAAVAGVGAFDAGFVLEDAWQGVFFIGVPTVVASLLTTPVDRRLGGQLTYNRSSLLALTCEAVIVAIMAGAGAVAVLSARLGQQFVFDTLIVGLASVFALRLLVVMAVSGTPVLTAAVPASLQTGAAALLFFIYSGTMKYLHVGGGPLVEVFFNRVEEAPRALNVIEVQDFALLGLMCLVYGVAVWAFVKFIDRPWKRSLDVSVLDFIRGFIGHIAEGTNELEGFFEDIGEEAVVPVTVLAFRRKDTAEGTSASNRNAEGSDGATEKARFVLPMIHPGPMGEIGGGNLPQRVAESAEGVAFPPHATAGHDFNLVTEREVDELIATADEAFANIEYHDTATPSIRVQEGDAKVVGQAFGDDALLVATYSPEFADDVEYAVGLSAAAEARSAGVDDVMLVDAHNCNNGLEGPDLGHVYPGSERSFDMMQAAAESGGRLADAEQAPMRLGVAWDETEWEPRDGIGPLGVRVSVLEVGDHRTVYVLVDGNNMEPGLRDRIVARLTDEGDADAPDEVAAEDAAAVAADGAAIPAADEAEVMTTDTHIVNQVEASNQVGEAIDADDLLAVVERLAAEAAADVEPVEAGMASERAEVTVFGNDRTETLASHANAVISMGAALAATVVLAAMAVSLLIFFLAAS is encoded by the coding sequence ATGACAGCGACGCAGGGCGACCTCGCCTCCCTCTCGCGGTTCATCTTCCGCGCGCCGCGGTGGTACGCCAGCGTGGCGTTCGCGCTGCTCATCGCCGCGGTCGCGGGGGTGGGCGCGTTCGACGCGGGGTTCGTGCTGGAGGACGCGTGGCAGGGCGTGTTCTTCATCGGCGTCCCGACGGTCGTCGCCAGCCTGCTGACCACGCCGGTCGACCGCCGCCTGGGCGGCCAGCTCACGTACAACCGGTCGTCGCTGCTGGCGCTGACCTGCGAGGCCGTCATCGTCGCCATCATGGCGGGCGCGGGCGCGGTGGCCGTCCTGTCGGCCAGACTCGGCCAGCAGTTCGTCTTCGACACGCTCATCGTCGGGCTGGCCTCGGTGTTCGCGCTCCGGCTGCTGGTCGTCATGGCGGTCTCGGGCACGCCGGTGCTCACGGCCGCGGTGCCCGCCAGCCTCCAGACCGGCGCGGCCGCCCTGCTGTTCTTCATCTACAGCGGGACGATGAAGTACCTCCACGTCGGCGGCGGGCCGCTCGTCGAGGTGTTCTTCAACCGGGTCGAGGAGGCCCCGCGAGCGCTCAACGTCATCGAGGTCCAGGACTTCGCGCTCCTCGGGTTGATGTGTCTCGTCTACGGCGTCGCGGTCTGGGCGTTCGTCAAGTTCATCGACCGGCCGTGGAAGCGGAGCCTCGACGTGAGCGTCCTCGACTTCATCCGGGGGTTCATCGGCCACATCGCGGAGGGTACCAACGAGCTCGAGGGGTTCTTCGAGGACATCGGCGAGGAGGCGGTGGTGCCGGTCACGGTGCTGGCGTTCCGCCGGAAGGACACCGCCGAGGGGACCTCGGCGAGCAATCGGAACGCGGAGGGTTCCGATGGCGCCACCGAGAAGGCCCGGTTCGTTCTGCCGATGATACACCCCGGGCCGATGGGCGAGATCGGCGGGGGCAACCTCCCCCAGCGCGTGGCCGAATCGGCCGAGGGCGTCGCCTTCCCGCCCCACGCCACGGCGGGCCACGACTTCAACCTCGTCACCGAGCGCGAGGTCGACGAGCTCATCGCGACCGCCGACGAGGCGTTCGCGAACATCGAGTACCACGACACCGCAACGCCCTCGATCCGCGTGCAGGAGGGCGACGCCAAGGTGGTCGGCCAGGCGTTCGGCGACGACGCGCTGCTGGTCGCGACCTACTCGCCGGAGTTCGCCGACGACGTCGAGTACGCGGTCGGGCTCTCGGCCGCCGCGGAGGCCCGGTCGGCCGGCGTCGACGACGTGATGCTGGTCGACGCCCACAACTGCAACAACGGGCTGGAGGGCCCGGACCTCGGCCACGTCTACCCGGGCAGCGAGCGCTCGTTCGACATGATGCAGGCCGCCGCCGAGTCGGGCGGCCGGCTCGCCGACGCCGAGCAGGCCCCGATGCGGCTCGGCGTCGCGTGGGACGAGACCGAGTGGGAGCCCCGAGACGGCATCGGGCCGCTCGGGGTCCGTGTCTCGGTGCTGGAGGTCGGGGACCACCGCACCGTCTACGTCCTCGTCGACGGCAACAACATGGAGCCCGGCCTGCGCGACCGCATCGTGGCCCGGCTCACCGACGAGGGCGACGCAGACGCCCCCGACGAGGTCGCGGCGGAGGACGCGGCGGCCGTGGCGGCCGACGGGGCGGCGATCCCCGCCGCCGACGAGGCCGAGGTGATGACCACCGACACCCACATCGTCAACCAGGTCGAGGCCTCGAACCAGGTCGGGGAGGCCATCGACGCCGACGACCTGCTCGCGGTCGTCGAGCGCCTCGCCGCCGAGGCGGCCGCGGACGTCGAACCGGTCGAGGCGGGGATGGCCAGCGAGCGGGCGGAGGTGACGGTGTTCGGCAACGACCGGACCGAGACGCTCGCCAGCCACGCCAACGCGGTCATCTCGATGGGCGCGGCGCTGGCGGCGACCGTCGTGCTGGCCGCGATGGCGGTCAGCCTGCTCATCTTCTTCCTCGCGGCGTCGTAA
- a CDS encoding putative quinol monooxygenase, with amino-acid sequence MIVVHAAVPIDSDRREEALERVRTLAEQSRAEDGVVDYHATTDLDDPNVVRFFERYEDRAALDAHGETDHYRDWMETLPDVLGGDVDDIEVTQFAVSDAFDPNAGGESHDGGEPSVDSTERE; translated from the coding sequence ATGATAGTGGTGCACGCCGCCGTCCCCATCGACTCCGACCGGCGCGAGGAGGCGCTCGAACGCGTCCGAACTCTGGCCGAGCAGTCACGGGCCGAGGACGGGGTAGTCGACTACCACGCGACCACCGACCTCGACGACCCCAACGTCGTCCGGTTCTTCGAGCGGTACGAGGACCGGGCCGCGCTCGACGCCCACGGCGAGACCGACCACTACCGGGACTGGATGGAGACCCTCCCCGACGTCCTCGGCGGCGACGTCGACGACATCGAGGTCACGCAGTTCGCCGTCTCGGACGCGTTCGACCCGAACGCGGGGGGCGAATCGCACGACGGCGGCGAGCCGTCGGTCGATTCGACCGAACGGGAGTAG
- a CDS encoding GMP synthase subunit A: MTRIVVVDNHGQFTHLEHRALRDMGVDTEIVDNTTPAEEIEADGLVLSGGPSIDDIGNCADYLDLDVPVLGICLGMQAIAHVLDGEVGEGDYGGYADVTVDVLDDEDPLVGSLAPETRVWASHADEVKAVPEGFARTATSDVCGVEAMSDPDRDRYGVQWHPEVAHTAEGEEVFENFVAICE; this comes from the coding sequence ATGACCCGCATCGTCGTGGTGGACAACCACGGGCAGTTCACGCACCTCGAACATCGCGCGCTCCGGGACATGGGCGTCGACACCGAGATCGTCGACAACACGACGCCGGCCGAGGAGATAGAGGCCGACGGCCTCGTCCTCTCGGGCGGCCCGAGCATCGACGACATCGGCAACTGCGCCGACTACCTCGACCTCGACGTCCCGGTCCTCGGCATCTGTCTGGGCATGCAGGCCATCGCGCACGTCCTCGACGGCGAGGTCGGCGAGGGCGACTACGGCGGCTACGCCGACGTGACCGTCGACGTGCTGGACGACGAGGACCCGCTCGTCGGCTCGCTCGCGCCCGAGACCCGCGTCTGGGCCAGCCACGCCGACGAGGTCAAGGCGGTCCCGGAGGGGTTCGCCCGCACCGCGACCAGCGACGTCTGCGGCGTCGAGGCGATGAGCGACCCCGACCGGGACCGCTACGGCGTCCAGTGGCACCCCGAGGTCGCCCACACCGCCGAGGGCGAGGAAGTGTTCGAGAACTTCGTCGCGATCTGCGAGTAG
- a CDS encoding VOC family protein, translated as MSHPTELGHVHLKVRDVDRAVEFYREVLGLDAVERAGRYAFLSYGDHHHDVALQGVGDDAPGPGRGVGLYHAAFEVDDADALRETHRRLRERGVEVSPVDHRISKALYFEDPDGNGLEVYLDTRDETDREEWRGENRRFDPEALGE; from the coding sequence ATGAGCCACCCTACCGAGCTCGGTCACGTCCACCTCAAGGTCCGGGACGTCGACCGCGCGGTCGAGTTCTACCGCGAGGTGCTCGGCCTCGATGCGGTCGAGCGCGCCGGGCGGTACGCGTTCCTCTCGTACGGCGACCACCACCACGACGTCGCGCTCCAAGGGGTGGGAGACGATGCGCCGGGGCCGGGCCGCGGGGTCGGCCTCTACCACGCCGCGTTCGAGGTCGACGACGCCGACGCGCTCCGCGAGACGCACCGCCGCCTCCGCGAGCGCGGCGTCGAGGTCTCGCCGGTCGACCACCGCATCAGCAAGGCGCTGTACTTCGAGGACCCCGACGGGAACGGCCTGGAGGTGTACCTCGACACCCGCGACGAGACCGACCGCGAGGAGTGGCGCGGCGAGAACCGGCGGTTCGACCCCGAGGCGCTCGGCGAGTGA
- a CDS encoding diacylglycerol/lipid kinase family protein, giving the protein MDRDAPDGEAGPRRLILNPTSGGGGHVERVRSLAADRGFAVVETERAGHAVDLAEDAADGGAELLAVCGGDGTLHEAVAGLVRAEALDDVTMCVVPAGTENFFAEDLSIRSLEDGFDAADRGDVRRLDLGMAGDEPFVLSAIAGLPADASAAATHDRKNSLGPVAFVVAGVEEALAFDGLRVRIDAVTDGDEVEWSGEAAAILVGNVRKFAGAGGQADAEDGLLAVTVIEELPASDALVEYVEQRALERDTPHVTEGHARRLDFEHRDGESVTFSLDGEIREFERVTIDVRPGALRVAVGEGYDPHPE; this is encoded by the coding sequence ATGGACCGCGACGCGCCGGACGGCGAGGCGGGCCCGCGCCGGCTGATCCTGAATCCCACGAGCGGGGGCGGCGGACACGTCGAGCGCGTCCGCAGTCTCGCCGCCGACCGCGGATTCGCGGTCGTCGAGACCGAACGCGCGGGCCACGCCGTCGACCTCGCGGAGGACGCCGCCGACGGCGGCGCGGAGCTGTTGGCGGTCTGCGGCGGCGACGGCACGCTCCACGAGGCGGTGGCCGGGCTCGTCCGGGCCGAGGCCCTCGACGACGTCACGATGTGCGTCGTCCCCGCGGGAACCGAGAACTTCTTCGCCGAGGACCTGAGCATCCGGTCGCTCGAAGACGGGTTCGACGCGGCCGACCGCGGCGACGTGCGGCGGCTCGACCTCGGGATGGCGGGCGACGAGCCGTTCGTGCTGTCGGCCATCGCCGGGCTGCCCGCCGACGCCAGCGCCGCGGCGACCCACGACCGCAAGAACAGCCTCGGCCCGGTCGCGTTCGTCGTCGCGGGCGTCGAGGAGGCGCTGGCGTTCGACGGCCTCCGCGTCCGCATCGACGCGGTCACCGACGGCGACGAGGTCGAGTGGTCGGGCGAGGCCGCCGCGATTCTGGTGGGCAACGTCCGGAAGTTCGCCGGAGCCGGGGGACAGGCCGACGCCGAGGACGGCCTGCTGGCGGTCACCGTCATCGAGGAACTGCCCGCGAGCGACGCGCTGGTCGAGTACGTCGAGCAGCGGGCCCTCGAGCGGGACACGCCCCACGTCACGGAGGGCCACGCCAGGCGACTCGACTTCGAGCACCGGGACGGCGAGTCGGTGACCTTCAGCCTCGACGGCGAGATCCGGGAGTTCGAGCGCGTGACCATCGACGTCCGACCGGGCGCGCTCCGGGTCGCCGTCGGCGAGGGGTACGACCCGCACCCCGAGTGA
- a CDS encoding BBE domain-containing protein: MRFPTGRSRKCSEAGVSRRQTGLPSDRSATALHDRLAEVKAAYDPEDVFRDHQNVTPGE, encoded by the coding sequence ATGCGATTCCCTACGGGCCGGTCGCGTAAATGCTCGGAGGCCGGAGTATCCCGGCGTCAGACCGGTCTACCTTCGGACCGGTCGGCGACTGCGCTCCACGACCGGCTCGCCGAGGTGAAGGCGGCCTACGACCCGGAGGACGTGTTCCGGGACCACCAGAACGTGACGCCGGGCGAGTGA